Proteins encoded together in one Pseudomonas arsenicoxydans window:
- a CDS encoding DUF6124 family protein, whose product MSKEKPPSPPADDVSPYESADSKKFNDAAERALDHYLNPAALKSPVNRKASTMFLIAPDIKDEDLLAHTCESLAQASVMASDFAGYLEGPHRHTAMAIQQIVMLAELAVNRMLDNVELPKPAPHR is encoded by the coding sequence ATGTCGAAAGAAAAACCACCTTCGCCGCCTGCCGACGACGTCTCCCCCTACGAATCCGCCGACTCCAAAAAATTCAACGACGCCGCTGAACGAGCGCTGGATCACTACCTCAACCCCGCCGCCCTCAAATCACCGGTTAACCGCAAAGCCAGCACGATGTTTCTCATTGCGCCGGATATCAAAGACGAAGACCTGCTGGCCCACACCTGCGAGTCATTGGCTCAGGCCAGTGTCATGGCCAGTGACTTCGCCGGATATCTGGAAGGCCCGCACCGACACACGGCAATGGCGATTCAGCAAATAGTGATGCTGGCCGAGCTGGCGGTGAACCGAATGCTCGATAACGTCGAATTGCCAAAACCCGCGCCACACCGCTAA
- a CDS encoding PIG-L family deacetylase: protein MLLPIPQHITVISPHLDDAVFSCGCLLAESRDALVITVFAGVPDPEVATPAWDRATGFSSGYQAVLARRDEDTESMRRLGAKGTWLSFWDRQYGRGYQTTDLVPALKTILEQRGGTVLMPMGLFHPDHLLTSNACLAVREAFLLAQQNKEDGATDRPMNWFVYEEAIYRQLPGLVLTRLTAWKEAGLKMCAVRFPTSSAKKKAYAVGAYKSQLPLFGAAKRADMGSPERYWQLDTE, encoded by the coding sequence ATGCTTTTGCCAATCCCGCAACACATCACAGTAATTTCTCCACATTTGGATGATGCTGTCTTCAGTTGCGGCTGCCTGTTGGCTGAGAGTCGGGACGCTCTTGTCATTACAGTATTCGCTGGCGTGCCTGATCCTGAAGTCGCGACGCCTGCATGGGACAGAGCAACAGGTTTTAGTAGTGGGTATCAGGCCGTGCTTGCGCGACGTGATGAAGATACGGAGTCGATGCGCAGACTGGGTGCTAAAGGCACATGGCTCAGCTTCTGGGATCGTCAGTACGGTCGCGGTTATCAAACGACTGACCTCGTACCGGCGCTAAAAACAATCCTTGAGCAAAGGGGCGGAACCGTTCTCATGCCTATGGGACTTTTCCACCCGGACCATCTGCTGACGAGCAACGCTTGCCTGGCGGTGCGCGAAGCTTTTCTTCTTGCGCAACAGAACAAAGAGGATGGAGCCACTGACCGCCCAATGAACTGGTTCGTCTATGAAGAGGCTATCTATCGGCAACTTCCGGGGCTGGTCCTGACTCGACTCACAGCCTGGAAGGAGGCTGGACTAAAAATGTGTGCCGTTCGTTTTCCCACCTCAAGCGCAAAAAAGAAAGCCTACGCTGTAGGCGCATATAAGAGTCAACTTCCGCTATTCGGAGCCGCTAAACGCGCCGATATGGGCTCTCCTGAACGCTATTGGCAGCTTGATACTGAGTAG